CGCTCTTAATCTGCACTTTGGTGCCGAATTTCTGGGTTAATTGAGTTTCCACCTCAATCAGATTGGGGTCTTTTTTCAAGGTTTTTTTGATTAAATTGGTACGTTTTTTCTCGGAAAGTTTTTTTGCCAATTCTTCTGCATCTCTTACGGAAATCTCGTTTTTCACAATTTCATAAAGGAGCAGTTTCTTCCCTTCGTCCGATTCTAAGGAAGACAGGGCTTTTGCGTGTCCTAAAGACACTTTTCCTGCTTTGATTTCTTTTAACACGAAATCAGGCAGATTTAAAATTCTTAAAATATTCGCCACGGTGGAACGGCTTTTGGATACTCGTTTGGCAATATCTTCCTGAGTTAAGCCAAACTGTTCCTTTAAAGTCTGATACCCCATAGCTTCTTCCAAGGGATTTAAGTCTTCTCGCTGCAGGTTTTCAATTAAGGCAATTTCCATTACCTCACGGGTTTCATAATCCTTCACAATGGCGGGAATTTTTTTCTTCCCTGCCAGCTTGGAAGCACGCCAGCGGCGTTCCCCTGCAATGATTTCATATAATCCGTTCTCTTTTTTTCTTACCAGAATGGGTGATAACACTCCAACCTCTGCAATGGAATCTGCCAACGCACTCAATGCTTCTTCCGAAAAATCTTTTCTCGGCTGAGTGGGGTTTGGCTCAATATCCATAATGGAAAGTTCATGGACTTTTCCGGAGCCGGTATCAATTTTTTCTTCCAAAAGTGAAGAAAGTCCGCGGCCAAGTCCGCCTTTTTTTGTCATATCTATGTTCCTCTTTTCTTACCTTTTTGCTGTGGTTTTTCTTTCAAATGGATTCTGAAAAAGGATGAAAAACCCAGTGTTTGCAATGGTTTTTACGGTTTTCTAGTCATTATGATTGATGATATCCTCCGATATCTGTAAGTAAGCTTCGGTGCAACGGGAACGCTTATCATAATATAAAATCGGTTCTCCGTAGCTGGGTGCTTCTCCCAAACGAACACTTCTGGGAACGGGTGATTTAAACACCTTGTCTCCGAAGTATTTTTTAATTTCACTTGCCACCTGAAGGGTTAAATTGGTTCTGCCGTCATACATGGTCAGCACTACCCCTTCAATTTCTAAATCTTCATTGTAACGGGATTTGATTTTTCTTAAGGTATTCATCAGCTGACTGAGCCCTTCCAGCGCAAAATATTCGCACTGCAACGGAATCACAATGGAATCGGAGCCTGATAAGATGTTGATGGTGATAAGCCCTAAAGATGGTGGACAATCCACAATCACATAATCGTATTCATCCCGTACCGGTTCCAAAGACTTGGTAAACTGAAATTCACGGTCGCTGAAGCTGACTAATTCCACTTCGGCACCTGCTAATTCAATGTTACAGGGGCAAACCCATAAATTCTCAAAATTCGTTGCAATTACTGAGTTTTTAATGGGTTCATTTCCAATCAGAACGTCATAAAATGAGGTTTCAACGCTCTCTTTGTCCACCCCAACGCCACTGGTTGCATTTCCCTGAGGGTCTGCATCAATGAGCAGAACCTTTTTGCCGAAATGCCCTAAGCAGGCAGCAATATTGATGGCAGAAGTGGTTTTTCCCACGCCGCCTTTCTGGTTGGCAACTGCAATAATTTTTCCCATTTTTTTGACCTTTCTTTCTGCTACGCTATTTAAAAGTGAATGCGAAATGTTCCCCGTGGAACATGCTGTTTGTTACATTAGTTCATGTAATTTCTGCCAAAATTGTTCCTCGTGGAACAAAAGGCAGTTGTTTTCCATCTAAAAAATAGGTGTGGTACCGATAATTGTACCATAAAACAGCAAAAAAGTCCATAGTTTTTCATAAAAAAATATTTTTTTTGTGTACTTTGCCTTTTGAACCGAAAATTGTTCCCCGTGGAACATTCAAAGATATGTTTTATCATATCCCGAAGTTAGCATAAAGGCCTAAAACAGCAGACAGGAGGGATTTTTACCATGAAACTTAGAGATGGATTAAAAACCGTAGAAAAACGGTGTATTTCGCTGCTTGGGTGGTTTCTTCGTGCAGCGATTGTTCTCACATTAGTTGGAATTGTGATTGCAAAGGCAGACCAAAACATATCGGATGCCCGATATTTGTTGATTTTGGCAGTAACGCTGGTGTGTCAGGGAGTTTGGGGAGCAGTTTTGTTTGATTGCATCTTCCGCAGACTGGGGAAAAAGGAATAAGAATGTTGTTTGAGCAGGAATTGTCACATTTTTTCCAACAGAATTATTTACCACCAAATTAAAAAGCACGAAATCCCTTGAAATTTCGTGCTTTTTTCATATAATTAGTCAGAAACTTTGGCATATAGAAAGACGCCGTCAGTGCGGTAGGGGATTACTTGATAGATTTTATTTTCCAAAATCCCCTCCCCTTCTAAAATCACCGGTAAATGATTTTCGCTGAGTCCGTAAACCCCTGATTTTTCGCCATTTTTTCCTGTTTTTTCTTCTTCTGCCAGTACGTTTAGTGTTTTTCCTAAGAATGTATTTAACACATTCTGTTCCAGCTCTTCGGATATTGCTAATAACGCTTTACTGCGCTTTTCTTTGATAGTTTGGGGAATCTGCTCAGGCATACCGTCTGCCACCGTTCCCGAACGTCTGGAATAGGGAAAGGTGTGGACCTTTAAAAAGCCCACTTTCTTTACGAAATCAAGAGTTTGTTGGAATTCTTCCTCTGTTTCTCCCGGAAATCCTACGATAACATCAGTGGTAATGGTAGTTTCGGGCTTGATTTCTCTGAGTTTTTCCACGGTTTTTAAGTAATATTGGGCGGTATAATGCCGATTCATTCGTTTTAGAACGGTGTCTGAACCACTTTGCAGAGAAATGTGGAAAGATGGGCATAGTTTTTTAGATTTTGCATAGTGGTGAAAAAACTTTTCGTGGAACGCAAAGGGTTCGATAGAGCTTAAACGGATTCGACAAATTCCATCAATTTTTTCTAATTTTTTCAATAAATCGGTTAAATCGCAGATGTCAGAATCGGGTGGAAAATCAATTCCGTATTTACAAACATGAATTCCTGCCAGCACAATTTCCTGGTATCCGTTTTTGGCTAAAAGTCTCGCTTCTTCCAGTATTTCCAAGGGATTTCGGCTTCTTAGCCGCCCTCTCACATAGGGAATAATGCAGTAAGAACAGAAGGAATTACAGCCATCCTGGATCTTTAAAATGGCTCTGGTTTTATCCCGATATTCGGTAATGGGGATGCTGTCAAATGAGGTTTCTGCAGTGAGTTCGGCAAGGGTTGTTTTGTTGTTTTTGGAAGATTTTTCCATTTCCTTTGCCTGCAAACACTCCTCAATGAGAGCAAACAGCTTGTGTTTGTTGCCGTTTCCAATCACTAAATCCACGCCCTCAATTTGGGAAGCTTCCTCCGGTTTTGCTTGTGCGTAACATCCGCACACAGCAACCAGCTCACTGTTTTTCACACACTGACGAATCAGCTTACGGGATTTTCTATCGCTGATATTGGTGACTGAACAGGTATTCACCACCGAAACAGACACAGCTTCTCCCGATTTAGCAGTCTGATACCCTGCCCGAAGAAATTGCTGTGCCATCGCTTCTGATTCATATTGATTTACCTTGCAACCTAAGGTGATGATGCGAAAAGTTCTTATTTTTTTCATTTTAACCAAATTTGCCTCATTTTTTTGTGTTTTTTCTAAGGATACAAAAACCCTTGAAAATCAAGGGTTTTGGAGTATATTTTGCTGTTTTTTCGTGCGGCTGGAGCCGATAGAATTTTTTTCCACGACCTAGAGCATGTCTTTCTTAATTAAAATCCACGCAGCCACACAGATCGCAACTACGGAAATTGCCAGTGGGAACCACCAGAACTGATCCAGCGGAATTCCTCCCTGAATGTTCATTCCGTAGAAAGAGGTTACGATGTTGGGAATCGCCATTAAGATGGTGATGGACGCCAACACCTTCATTACGATATTTAAGTTGTTGGAGATAACCGAAGCAAAAGCGTCCATGGTACCCGACAAAATGTTGGAATAGATATTGGACATTTCGATTGCCTGATTGGTTTCGATTAATACATCTTCCAACAGGTCTTCGTCCTCCTCGTATAAACGGATAAATTTTCCGCGACGAATCTTCTGCATGGTGATTTCGTTCGCCTTTAAAGAGGTGGAGAAGAACACCAGAGATTTTTCCAGATCGAGTAACTGAATTAACTCTTTGTTTTTCATAGAGCGGTGGAGCTGACGTTCCACATAACTTGAAATTTTATCAATCTGTTTTAAATAAAACAGGTATTTACTTGCCACACGATACAAAATTTGCAGGATAAAACGGGTTTTTAAGTTGGTGTGCACCTGCTTCACCACCCCGTCTGCAAATGCCTTTAAAATGGCGGTTTCGTCGTTACAAATGGTGATGATATAGTCTTTATTGACGATGATGGATAAGGGCAGGGTTTCAAATAAAATGGTGTTTCCCACGTGCTCTTCTTTTTCGGGAGCGGGAATATCCACAATGATTAAGGTGGTGCCGTTATCATCGGTTTCAACACGGGACATTTCTTCTTCGTCCAAGGAGGAACGGATAAAGTCTTTATCAATTCCCAACTGTTCTGTCAGGAAACGGGTATCCTTATCGTCAGGATCCACAAAATTGATCCAACAGTCTTTCTCAATTTCTGAAATCTGTTGAATTTTTCCGTCAAAGGATTTATAAATGCTATACATTTTGCATCACCCCGTTACGGTAAAACCGTCCCTTTCGTTGGATTTTTGGCATTTTCAGCTATTTTTGCACTTTGCCATCACTGTTACTGCTCGGATTTTTTATCCCGCATCATCAGATTCACAGCGGATTCTTTGGGATTTTTGCCTTCATAGATAATCTGATATGCTTCGTTGATGATGGGCATATCCACATTGTATTTTTCGGACGCTCTTTTTACAGCTTTTAAGCATTTGATGCCCTCTACCACCATGTTGACCTCACTCATGGCATCTTCCGGCTTCATTCCGCCACCGATTAACATACCGCAACGGCGGTTACGAGAGTGCATACTGGTACAGGTTACAATTAAATCACCCATACCGGAGAGGCCGTAAAAAGTTTCCAATTTTCCGCCCATGGCAACGCCAAGTTTGGCAATTTCGTACATTCCACGGGTCATTAAAGCCGCTTTGGAGTTATCTCCGTAGCCGCAACCGTCGGAAATTCCGGCACATAAGGCAATAATATTCTTCACAGTGCCGCCAAGCTCCACGCCCTTACTGTCGGTGGAGGTGTAGACACGAAAATTTTCATTCATAAAGGCATATTGCACCGCTAAAGACACTTCTTCGCTGGGACAAGCCGCCACAATGGTGGTGGGTAAATCCCGTCCCACTTCTTCTGCATGTGTGGGACCCGATAAGGCACAAACGTGGCTTCCTTCGGGAAGTTCATCTTCGATTACTTCGGTTAACGTAAAGAGAGTTTCCTCTTCTAATCCTTTTGCCACACAAATTGCAATCTGCTTTTCGGTATCAAATAAGGGTGCCACGGTTTTTGCCGTGGAACGAATAGCAAAGGAAGGCACCGCAAACACGATAAAGTCAGCGTTTTTCACGGCTTCCTTCATATCAGAAGTAAACGAAATATTGTCTGTCAGCTTCACGCCGGGCAAAAATTGTTTGTTTTCTCTGTCTCTGGTTAACGCCTCGGTTTCTTCAGGAAAATAAGACCAGATGATAATGTCATTACGCCCGGATAATGTATGTGCAAGGGCACAGCCCCAACTGCCGGAGCCAAGGATTGCGATACGACTCACAACAATCAACACCTTTCCAAGTATCAGTATAACACATCGGATTGAATTTTGCAACCGCTTTTTTTAAAAAAATGAAGAATGAAGAGTGAATAATGAATAATTTCGGTGGGTTGGCGTTGCCAACCATTATAGGATGGAGAACCCGAAAACCAAATCAATCCAAGGAAAGGCTCTCCTTTTAGGAGAGCTGTCAGCAAAGCTGACTGAGAGGTTTTTTTGTGGGTTGTCGGTTTTACCAACCAAAAGGGACACACCTTTTGGTTGAAATTGCGGGACGCCGAGGACGTCGTCCCCTACAATGTGCCCAAAGGGCACCACCTTTTTTATTATTTCTTCTTTCAACCGAACCCGAAGGCGTACCGAGTGTTTTTTATAAGGGGTGTAGGAAAAGGACGCAGAATCAATCAACCAAACCCGATAGGGGTTACCCGAAAGCGTAGTACTGCGTACAGCATAACAGTACGCCGAGAGGTGAGGTTGTTTGATAGCAAAAGGCATTTTAATCCAATTGTTTGAAAAACAATTTCACCTTATAAAACAAAAAGACATGAGTAAAAACTCATGCCTTTCTATTGATTATTCGTAATAAGAGTGCCATATTTTCATGAGGTGCAGGAAAACTGATGCAGAATCCGAAAATTAAATCAAGGCAACGCCTTGACAACGCCCGAAGGCGTACCGAGTGTACGCCGAGTGGTGAGATTAGCGGATTATGCGCGGTTTTACAAGCCTTTACTCTAAACGTTCTTTGAGGTCTTCGGAAAACCGTTCCATCAACTTCTGGATATTCTGGGTAAAATCGGTTAACTCCGCTCTGGACTGCTTATAACGTTCTTTTTCTGCATCCACCTTACGTCTGGCATCTGCAATCATTTCGTCTGCTTCCCGCACGGCATCTTCCACGATTTTGTCTGCCGCACCTTCGGCGGTGAGCAAAGCCCGTCCGATTTTATCACGTTCCATGGTAAACTGCTCTTTCAGCTCGAGAAACTGTTTCTGAAGCTCTTCTTTTTCTTTGCGGAATTCTTCTTTGGCGCTCTCGATTTTTTCGGCTGATTCCTTTTCCACACGGGCAATTTCTTCCTCGTGTGCAGTTTTTTGGGATTTCAGCTTCTTTTCTAAGTCCGAAATGGTATTTTTCTTTTCGGAAAGCTCCTTTTTCAGTTCACGGATATCGTCATCCTTGTTGCGGATTTTCGTTTCCACATCACGGGACATCTGGTCTAAGTAGCTTAATACTTCCTCTTCCTTGAGGCCGCCGAATATGGATTTTTTAAAGCCGTTTACCTGCATATCTCTACACTCCTGATTCTTTTGGTATCGGGAAACACAAGATTTTTTTGTTTCCTGTGCTTTGCCGTATCTTAGGGGAACCGCCCGAATTTATTTCACTTCTACGGTCCAACCCATATCGTCTTCCACTTTACCCCACTGGATACCGGTGATGGTGTCGTATAATTTTTGGGATACAGGACCGATTTCGTTGTTATTGATGAGCATTACATCGTCTTTATAACGCAGTTTGCCAACGGGAGAAATTACCGCTGCAGTACCGGAACCGAAACATTCTTCCAGTTTGCCTGCTTTCTGAGCGGCAATCAGCTCTTCGGCGCTGATTTTTCTTTCTTCCACAGTGTAACCCATTTTTTTGCACAACTGAATTACGCTGTCACGGGTAACGCCGGGTAAGATGGAACCGTTTAATTCGGGGGTAACAATTTTACCGTCAATTTTGAAGAAAATGTTCATAGCGCCCACTTCTTCAATGTATTTTCTTTCCACACCGTCTAACCAGAGCACCTGAGAATAGCCGTCATCGTGTGCTTTCACCTGAGCTGCTAAAGATGCCGCATAGTTACCGCCGGTTTTTGCAAAACCGATACCGCCTTTTACGGCACGAACATACTCGTCTTCAATCCAGATGCCAACAGGAGCCAGACCGCTTGCATAGTACGCTCCGGAGGGAGAAAGAATAATCATAAATTTGTAGGTTTTAGAGGGTGCAACGCCCAAAAATTCATCGGTTGCAATGATGAAGGGACGGATATATAAGGAAGTACCGTCTGCGGTGGGAATCCAGTCTTCATCCACTTTTACCACAGCTTTTACCGCTTCCACAAAATCTTCCACGGGAATGTGGGGAATGCAGAGACGGTCATTGGTATTATTGGTACGTTTTGCATTCATATCAGGGCGGAATAGACGCACTTTACCGTCTTTTCCGCGGTATGCTTTCAAGCCTTCAAACATTTCCTGACCGTAGTGGAATACCATGCAGGCAGGATGTAAGCTCAAGTTATGGATGGGAACGATTTTGGCATCGTGCCAACCGATTCCCTCGGTATATTCCATTTCAAACATATGGTCGGTAAAAATTTTACCGAAGCCTAAGTTGGACTGGTCGGGTTTTTGAGCGGGGTTCTGAGTTTTGGTAATTTTGATTTCCATTGCGGAATAACACCTCTTATAATTTTAGTTTTTTTAAAAGGGACGACCTGATTCTTTCAGAGATTGCTCTCACGAACTTGGTCAATTATATATTATACAACACATTTTTGAAAATTTCAACTGTTTTTGCCGTTTTTTAGAAGATTTTCTTGAAAAAATTTTTCAAAATCATCTTGCTATTTTTCAAAAACTATTGTATAATATACGATGATATAGATTATAGTGAGAGAACTATGCCCACAGAAGGAGAGAATATTCGTGTCAAAAATCAGAATTTGCGTGGATACTGCCAGTGATATTGACTTAAAAACAGCTCAGAAATATGATATCCACCTGCTCCCTATGACCATTACCATCGATCAAAAAGAATATAAAGAAGCTTATGATTTTACCAAAGAGGAATTTTATGACCTTCTGCCCGAAGGGGACGAAATCCCCACCACGGCGCAGATTCCTCCCTTTGAGTTTTTGGATGCCATCAAAGCGGCATATAAAGATGATGTAACCGATCTCATCATCGTTACCATCAATGCCAAGGCTTCTTCCACCAACAATTCCGCCCAGTTGGCGCGGAAAATGTTTTTTGCAGATATGCCCGATTGCAAAATGAACATCACTGTGGTGGATTCCGGCACTTACAGCTATTGTTACGGTCATCCCGTACTCATGGCAGCCAAGATGGCAAAAGAAGGAAAGCCTGCGGAAATCATCTTAAATTATTTGGAAGACTGGTTTTCCCGTCTGGAACTTTATTTCACCGTGTTTGATTTGAAATATGCGAAAAAATCAGGCAGAATCGGTGGCGCAGCTGCTGTTGCAGGGGAACTTCTGGGGATTAAACCCATTATGTGTTTAACCGGCGGCGATTCTGTGACTGCGCAGAAGGTTCGCGGCTTGAATAAAGCAATGGACGTTCTTTGCAACATTGCGGAAGAACGCATCGGTGTCGACAAAAACTATATTATTTTACACGGAAAAAATGACGGTAAGGACTTTTCGAAACTTGCCAAGGATGTGCTGAAAGAAAAACCTGCGGAAGCTGCCTTAATCGGTCCTTGTATTGTGGTAAATGCAGGTCCTGAGGTGCATGGCATTGCCTTTTTGGGCGAAAAACGTGACCAGCAGGTACTTTATTAAAGAGGAACAATATGCATAACATTGAGTTTTATAACGAAGTGGAAGAGGTTTTCTCCCAAGAGGAGGAACTGACCGATTTTTTAAATCAGTGTCTTGACGTGTTAAACCCCGATTTCTCGGTGCTCTTAACCGTCACTGTGACGGATAACGAAACCATCCGTCAGGTAAACCGTGAGCAAAGAGACATTGATAAACCCACCGATGTGCTGTCTTTTCCCATGCTCTTTTACAGCCAACCCGAAGTGCTTTCGGAGCCTTTGCAGGAGTATGATTACGACCCTGAAAGCGGATTGGTCGTGTTGGGGGATTTGATGCTTTCCCACGAGAAAATCGCGGAGCAGGCAGAAGAATACGGTCACACTTATCAAAGAGAGCTTTGTTATCTCACCCTTCACGGATTGCTTCATCTGTTCGGCTATGACCATATGGTAGATGAAGATAAAGTGGTAATGCGCGCAAGAGAGAAAGAGATATTATCGAGAATAATGAAGAATGAATAGTGAATAATGAATAATTGCGGTGGCGCCCTATGGGCGCATGATATGATGCAGGCGAAGCCTGCCACCATAATTCTTCATTCTTCATTTTTCACTATTCATTAAAATTTGAGGAGCAAGTTTTTTTACAAGCGCTATGTTTTAAGAGAGTTGTATGATTTGAAATTTCAATTACCCTAAGAAAGACGAGGATCAAAAGAAAATGTTTGATGCGGTTATCGGGCAAGCTCTTCCCAAAAAGCTGTTGGAAACGGCGCTTTCTACGGGAAAACTGAGCCACGCCTATATTTTTCACGGTGCCGATGGGATTGGCAAAACCACCCTGGCGCTGGAATTTGCCAAAGCAATCGTGTGTGAACATCACACAGGTTGCGGCGTTTGTGCCGCCTGCAAACAGTTTTTTTCCACACAAGATATTCGCATTTTAGAAGGAGATCGCTCCATTTCGGTGAATCAGATTCGGGAATTGACCACCGAAATTTATTTGCAACCCTTTTTGTTTTCCAAAAAAATCTATCTGATAAAAGATGCCGAAAAAATGACTGTGGGAGCCCAAAATGCCTTGCTTAAGGTGTTGGAAGAGCCTCCTCGGTATGCAATGATTTTGTTGGTGACCAATTCCCTTTCAGGTCTTTTACCAACGATTTTGTCCCGAGGGGTGCAAATCCGCTGTCCCCAGCTTAGTCCCCTCGAATTAAAAGAATATTTTACCAAACAGAACTTACCCATTCCTTCCGATGAGGTGTTGGCTTTGTCCAAAGGGTCGGTGACCGAAGCCTTGGCGCTGGCACAATCGGAAGATTATAAGCAAATGAGAACGGCAATCCTTCGGGATGCAAGTTTTTTGATAAAGAACAGGTCTTCGAAAGACGTGGTTCGTTTATACCAAGATTTCCTCACTTACGAAAAAGAAGTTTCTCGGGTGACAGACATTTTGTTGTCTCTCATCTATGATGCTTCTTTGCAGGATAAAACGCATCGGAAAAACGCTGATTGGAGCGATATTCCAAATATCAGCTTATCGGAAGCGTCTGCCTTATATGAGGACGTGAAAGCTTTGGCAAAAGCCCTGGCGCACAACGGTAATTATGCCATTTCTGTGCTGGGCGCCCTCCTTCGTATGAAGGGACATCTCTGTGAAGAAAGGATTTATTAGTCAATGATAGAAGTAATCAGTGTCAAATTTAAAGATTTCGGCAAAGTGTACTACTTTGACCCCAACGGTCTCACCGTAACGGCAGAGGACTCGGTCATTGTGGAAACTGCCCGTGGCTTAGAATACGGAAAGGTTGTCCGTGGGAATTCCATGGTATCCGAAGAGGATTTGGTGCCTCCGTTAAAACCCGTAATTCGTATTGCCACCGAAGAGGATGCCAAACAGTTGGCAGAAAATAAAGAAAAAGAGAAAAAAGCCTTTGGGATTGCAGAAGAAAAAATCAAAAAACACGGCTTGGAAATGAATCTTTTAGAAGTGGAATACACCTTTGACCGCAGTAAAGTGCTGTTTTATTTTTCTGCAGACGGCAGAGTGGACTTCCGTGAACTGGTAAAAGATTTAGCAGGAGTGTTCCGCACCCGAATTGAATTGCGCCAGATTGGTGTGCGTGATGAAGCAAAAATGTTAAAATGCTTCGGGCCCTGCGGACGTCAGTGCTGTTGCTCCACCTTCCTGTGTGAGTTTAAACCTGTTTCCATCAAAATGGCAAAGGACCAGAACTTATCCTTAAATCCCACCAAAATTTCCGGTGCTTGCGGACGTCTGATGTGTTGCTTAAATTATGAACAGGCTTCCTATGAAGATATGTGGAAAGACACTCCCCGCCACGGCTCCATTGTAAAATTGCCCGGTGGCGGCGAAGGTACCGTTATTGACGTGAACGTGATTACCGGCATGATTCGTGCCGTGTCTTCCGAC
The genomic region above belongs to Oscillospiraceae bacterium and contains:
- a CDS encoding DNA polymerase III subunit — its product is MFDAVIGQALPKKLLETALSTGKLSHAYIFHGADGIGKTTLALEFAKAIVCEHHTGCGVCAACKQFFSTQDIRILEGDRSISVNQIRELTTEIYLQPFLFSKKIYLIKDAEKMTVGAQNALLKVLEEPPRYAMILLVTNSLSGLLPTILSRGVQIRCPQLSPLELKEYFTKQNLPIPSDEVLALSKGSVTEALALAQSEDYKQMRTAILRDASFLIKNRSSKDVVRLYQDFLTYEKEVSRVTDILLSLIYDASLQDKTHRKNADWSDIPNISLSEASALYEDVKALAKALAHNGNYAISVLGALLRMKGHLCEERIY
- a CDS encoding DegV family protein, whose translation is MIVRELCPQKERIFVSKIRICVDTASDIDLKTAQKYDIHLLPMTITIDQKEYKEAYDFTKEEFYDLLPEGDEIPTTAQIPPFEFLDAIKAAYKDDVTDLIIVTINAKASSTNNSAQLARKMFFADMPDCKMNITVVDSGTYSYCYGHPVLMAAKMAKEGKPAEIILNYLEDWFSRLELYFTVFDLKYAKKSGRIGGAAAVAGELLGIKPIMCLTGGDSVTAQKVRGLNKAMDVLCNIAEERIGVDKNYIILHGKNDGKDFSKLAKDVLKEKPAEAALIGPCIVVNAGPEVHGIAFLGEKRDQQVLY
- a CDS encoding stage 0 sporulation protein, translated to MIEVISVKFKDFGKVYYFDPNGLTVTAEDSVIVETARGLEYGKVVRGNSMVSEEDLVPPLKPVIRIATEEDAKQLAENKEKEKKAFGIAEEKIKKHGLEMNLLEVEYTFDRSKVLFYFSADGRVDFRELVKDLAGVFRTRIELRQIGVRDEAKMLKCFGPCGRQCCCSTFLCEFKPVSIKMAKDQNLSLNPTKISGACGRLMCCLNYEQASYEDMWKDTPRHGSIVKLPGGGEGTVIDVNVITGMIRAVSSDTEAVGTYHKKDVKIIKQAVIRDDHDSQEIKELTKE
- the mtaB gene encoding tRNA (N(6)-L-threonylcarbamoyladenosine(37)-C(2))-methylthiotransferase MtaB; the encoded protein is MKKIRTFRIITLGCKVNQYESEAMAQQFLRAGYQTAKSGEAVSVSVVNTCSVTNISDRKSRKLIRQCVKNSELVAVCGCYAQAKPEEASQIEGVDLVIGNGNKHKLFALIEECLQAKEMEKSSKNNKTTLAELTAETSFDSIPITEYRDKTRAILKIQDGCNSFCSYCIIPYVRGRLRSRNPLEILEEARLLAKNGYQEIVLAGIHVCKYGIDFPPDSDICDLTDLLKKLEKIDGICRIRLSSIEPFAFHEKFFHHYAKSKKLCPSFHISLQSGSDTVLKRMNRHYTAQYYLKTVEKLREIKPETTITTDVIVGFPGETEEEFQQTLDFVKKVGFLKVHTFPYSRRSGTVADGMPEQIPQTIKEKRSKALLAISEELEQNVLNTFLGKTLNVLAEEEKTGKNGEKSGVYGLSENHLPVILEGEGILENKIYQVIPYRTDGVFLYAKVSD
- a CDS encoding magnesium transporter CorA family protein, with product MYSIYKSFDGKIQQISEIEKDCWINFVDPDDKDTRFLTEQLGIDKDFIRSSLDEEEMSRVETDDNGTTLIIVDIPAPEKEEHVGNTILFETLPLSIIVNKDYIITICNDETAILKAFADGVVKQVHTNLKTRFILQILYRVASKYLFYLKQIDKISSYVERQLHRSMKNKELIQLLDLEKSLVFFSTSLKANEITMQKIRRGKFIRLYEEDEDLLEDVLIETNQAIEMSNIYSNILSGTMDAFASVISNNLNIVMKVLASITILMAIPNIVTSFYGMNIQGGIPLDQFWWFPLAISVVAICVAAWILIKKDML
- a CDS encoding ParA family protein produces the protein MGKIIAVANQKGGVGKTTSAINIAACLGHFGKKVLLIDADPQGNATSGVGVDKESVETSFYDVLIGNEPIKNSVIATNFENLWVCPCNIELAGAEVELVSFSDREFQFTKSLEPVRDEYDYVIVDCPPSLGLITINILSGSDSIVIPLQCEYFALEGLSQLMNTLRKIKSRYNEDLEIEGVVLTMYDGRTNLTLQVASEIKKYFGDKVFKSPVPRSVRLGEAPSYGEPILYYDKRSRCTEAYLQISEDIINHND
- a CDS encoding ParB/RepB/Spo0J family partition protein; amino-acid sequence: MTKKGGLGRGLSSLLEEKIDTGSGKVHELSIMDIEPNPTQPRKDFSEEALSALADSIAEVGVLSPILVRKKENGLYEIIAGERRWRASKLAGKKKIPAIVKDYETREVMEIALIENLQREDLNPLEEAMGYQTLKEQFGLTQEDIAKRVSKSRSTVANILRILNLPDFVLKEIKAGKVSLGHAKALSSLESDEGKKLLLYEIVKNEISVRDAEELAKKLSEKKRTNLIKKTLKKDPNLIEVETQLTQKFGTKVQIKSGKIKSKIEIEYYTQDDLKRIIDLF
- a CDS encoding branched-chain amino acid aminotransferase, with amino-acid sequence MEIKITKTQNPAQKPDQSNLGFGKIFTDHMFEMEYTEGIGWHDAKIVPIHNLSLHPACMVFHYGQEMFEGLKAYRGKDGKVRLFRPDMNAKRTNNTNDRLCIPHIPVEDFVEAVKAVVKVDEDWIPTADGTSLYIRPFIIATDEFLGVAPSKTYKFMIILSPSGAYYASGLAPVGIWIEDEYVRAVKGGIGFAKTGGNYAASLAAQVKAHDDGYSQVLWLDGVERKYIEEVGAMNIFFKIDGKIVTPELNGSILPGVTRDSVIQLCKKMGYTVEERKISAEELIAAQKAGKLEECFGSGTAAVISPVGKLRYKDDVMLINNNEIGPVSQKLYDTITGIQWGKVEDDMGWTVEVK
- the ybeY gene encoding rRNA maturation RNase YbeY → MHNIEFYNEVEEVFSQEEELTDFLNQCLDVLNPDFSVLLTVTVTDNETIRQVNREQRDIDKPTDVLSFPMLFYSQPEVLSEPLQEYDYDPESGLVVLGDLMLSHEKIAEQAEEYGHTYQRELCYLTLHGLLHLFGYDHMVDEDKVVMRAREKEILSRIMKNE
- a CDS encoding NAD(P)-dependent glycerol-3-phosphate dehydrogenase, with the protein product MSRIAILGSGSWGCALAHTLSGRNDIIIWSYFPEETEALTRDRENKQFLPGVKLTDNISFTSDMKEAVKNADFIVFAVPSFAIRSTAKTVAPLFDTEKQIAICVAKGLEEETLFTLTEVIEDELPEGSHVCALSGPTHAEEVGRDLPTTIVAACPSEEVSLAVQYAFMNENFRVYTSTDSKGVELGGTVKNIIALCAGISDGCGYGDNSKAALMTRGMYEIAKLGVAMGGKLETFYGLSGMGDLIVTCTSMHSRNRRCGMLIGGGMKPEDAMSEVNMVVEGIKCLKAVKRASEKYNVDMPIINEAYQIIYEGKNPKESAVNLMMRDKKSEQ